The Paludibacter jiangxiensis DNA segment CCATATTTCATCATTTTGCATTTTGTAATTGCGAAGTTGCTGCGATAAAGAATGGTAACGTAATTCACCTGTAGAAAGCGGCTGAAAATATCCAAACTCTTCAAACGAACCCACATAGATACGTCCGTCAGCAGCAGGTAATACGGAGCGAACCACGCGGTTGCCGGGCACCGGAAAAAGTTCCCAGGCGGCTCCGTCGTAACGCAGTAAACCATTATTGTTGCCGAAATAGAGAAACCCGTGAGCATCCTGTGCCACAGCCCAGTTCTGATTAGCTGCTTTGTATTCCTTTTTGGTAAAATTGGTGACTACCGGAGCAAATTCTGCCCCTTCAGCAGAGAGCGGAAGAAAAACAAGAAATAGAAAATAGAGTGCGGTGATTTGTTTGCACAATGGAATATAACGCATGGTGATTAAGGTTGAAATATTGCCTGATTTTTTCTTTCGAAACCATTATTGATCAGGACTAAATAACGCTACAAATATAAATCATTTTGGTAATTTGGAACTATCCGGTTCTAAATTAAAAAAACGCTAATTATATTCTTATTCAATAACACTCTGTTCATAAGACGAGTAACTTTGCAAACTCAGATTAAGAAGCAAAAAAGATGTATAAAACATTATGGAACAGGGACTTCATTTTATTGACCATGTCGAATTTCCTGTTGTGTATTACCTATTATTCGCTCATTTCCACCCTTCCGGTTTATTTAGCCGACAGTCTTCATGCCGACAAAAGTGCAATCGGGCTTGTGCTGGCTGCCTATACCATCGCTTCGGTGACGGTTCGTCCGGTGTCTGGCTTTGCCCTTGATAAATTCGGAAGAAAGATGATACTCGTCAGTGCATTAACACTCTATTCAGCACTGTTTATCGGCTACATGTTTGCTCTTTCTATTGCATTGATCACGGTACTCCGCTTCATGCAAGGACTTGGCTGGGGCATTTCCACCATCTCCGGGTCAACCGTCGCCGTTGACATTATTCCTAATGAAAAAAGAGGCGAAGGTATCGGCTTTTATACGCTCTCCACCACCCTAGGCATGTCCGTAGGACCTGTAATCGGATTGTTGCTGGTACATCATGGAAGCTACCTGCTTATGTTTGCCGGAATGCTTGTCATATCCATTATCGCCATTGTTTGTGCCGGCATTGTCAAAGTGCCCCGAAACATTCCTCATGCGACCAATATGGGCTTCAATCTGCATAATCTCTTCGAACCAAAGGCTGTATTGCCTTCGATTAATCTGTTGATAATAATGACTGCGTACGGAGGTTTATTATCGTTTGTCGCTCTTTACGGAAAGGAAGTCGGCGTACATGACACCTCCCTGTTTTTTCTGGTTTTTGCTGCAGGAATAGCCATTTCGCGAATCACAGTAGGCAAAACTTTTGACAAAAACGGACCTGCTGTTATTCTCACCTTTTGTCTTATACTTGATATTCTGGGATTTACCGTGCTGGCTTTATTGAAAAATCCGTTCGGATATTTCATATCGGCCATTCTGATCGGCTTTGGCAACGGAGTCGTTTTTCCGGTTTTTCAAACAATGGTGAACAATGTGGCAGAACCGGCTCACCGTGGAGCCGCCAACTCTACGCTCTACACGGCACTCGACCTCGGAATGGGTGCCGGTATGATCCTGATCGGGTTCATATCCGAGCACACATCCTTGTCGCTTGCTTTCATTTGTTGCGCCGTAATTTGCCTTGCTGGCCTTGCTCTATTCCGCTTCAGGGTATTGAGCGATTATCTGTCGAAAACACTACAAACCAAGCATTAATAAGTAAAGCCCAGCTTTGTCAACCCTTGCTGAATATCACTGTTTTGCATAAACAGATGCCAAAGCAATTGCGTACGATAATTTTCTATCATCACCACAATCGGTCCTTCGTCGATTGCCAGATATGAGTTGGAGAACCAAGGTGTATTGAGAGAGAATGCATCGTAAAAGCCGTAATTGCTCCAGAGTTTGTCTCCTAGCATATAATAGAAAAAACGTGCAGCACGAAGGCTTTCGTTAGGCGTGTAAGGCATGGACGAAAGGGCCGCCGTTGGTGCAATCACACCTAAGTCATTGATAGGCGAACTTGCCGAATATCCGTTCGGAATATCGCTTGCTGTCAATCCCCAAGAGTCGGCACTATAGCCGTAATAGCCTCCCGGATTTCGAATGCAGTACATATTATTAATCTTGGCATGAGCCGTGTTTTGTTGCCAATAAGAGGCATATTGGTCTCTCAGGTTACGCGGATCGAGCCCTAAAAAAGAGTAATGCGTAAAGAATAACGGTCCTCCGTAATCGCTTCCCAAGGGTAAAATTGTCCCTTCAAACGTCTTACCATTCGTTATTCCGCCATTTTTAGCCCAGCCATTGGTATAAACCTCTTTGGGTATTGAATGAGTTGGAGAAGCAGCCGCCAGTATATACACAATCAAAGCCTCATTATAGCCTGCTATAGGCATATTCATTGCCCAGCCGTAATCGGGCGACCAATGCCAGTAAAGGACGTTCTGTCCGTTTTGGCGATACCAATCCCATTCCACATTCTGCCACAATTTTTGAATAGTATCGCACATTGCCTGTTCGCTTGAATTCCCGTTTTTGAAATACTCACGAACGGACAACAATCCCTGCATCATAAAGGCTGTTTCAACCAAGTCTCCTCCATCATCTTTTGTGCTGAACGGGATAACCTTTCCTGTTGTTCCGTTCATCCAATGCGGAAACGCGCCATGGAATTTATCGGCCTGTGTATTGAGAAAATTAACCACTTTATTGATGCGCGAAAAACCATCTGAACGTGTAAGAAAACCTCTCTCGATACCCACTAGCATTGCCATTAGTCCGAAGCCGGAACCGCCAGTAGTAACAGTCTCGCCCGAACCAAGCCGCTCACGAGCCATACCCGAAACCGGATGAGCATAGTCGGTAAAATAACTCAAGGTTTTCTGCTGTATTAATGTCAGCAGATCATTATCCGAAAGAGTTGGGAATTTGGCAGTGCTATCGATGGCGGTCATATATTGCGACGAGAAACCGGTCACAATTTTCCCTCCAAGATTAACTCCGGTATTTATTGAAAATGTAAACGAAGTCAATGGCGCTACCGAAGCAGTAGAGGTCAAAACAATAGTCTGTTTATTATCGCCTTGCGTAGCCTTGTAGTTTGAACCGATTGTACCTCCGAACGACAAGCCGGAGGTAACGATAGAGCTGGGATCGACTGTATTATTGAAAACGATCTTTGCGACCTGAACACCACCTGCAACGCCATGAAAATTTCCATTATTAGTTAATGAAGAGCCGTTGATCTGTACGCTGACAACAGACAATGAAGTAACATCCGGCACAACCGGTTCGTTATTTTTGCCACATGAAGCAACAATAATGATAATAGCTAATAAAAAACTCAATTTTCTCATATTCACTGGCATTTAACCGGTTTTGACAACAGTGATACCCCACTCTCGCCTAATGCTTCAATAGCAAACCAATAATTGGTGTCCTTATCCAGACCTCTCATGTCGTATGTAGTTGCATCATACACTGTAATGCAGTTGTAAAGCTGATCCGGAGCTATTCCGAAGCGAATATTGTAACCGTAGGCTCCGGCTACAGCTTGCCACTTTATCGTTGCATTGCGGGTATCTTTCTTGTCTCTTACGGTTACAAATTTACTAACTACTGCAGGTGTTTGTCCTTCCGATTTGCCGAATACCCGGAAATCCATCAACGCAAAATTACCGCTTGCCGAATGGACGTTTTCAATTTTCAGGTAACGTGTTGCCAGGGGTTGCTTCAGTTCCACATAGTCGTGAGGAACGTCGAGATCGTTATTGCTTTTATCTACCGTCAATTGCCAATTTTTGCCATCGGGCGAGGCGAAAATTTTGTACTGATGATACACATCCATTGCTTTACCACATTGGTTTGCTTTGTGTTCATAATAATTGACCTGAATGGCGTTAACCTGTTTTTCAGCGCCTAAATCCATTACAAACCACTCTCCGGGATTGCCGGTAGCGGCAGCCCAATACGTCCTCATGTTTTCATCAGCCGCATTTTCGGGCTGGTAGATGCTGTCGGATGATGAAGCCCACACCTTTTTGTGCAACGACAGCAACATCCAGCCGGTAAAGTTGCCTTTAGCATGATCTTCGGAAGCACGCGGAATCGTGGTGGGATAATCGCCGAACGCAGTATTGGCAAACAAAGTACCCTCCTTATCAAATCCTGCCGGATAGAGTCCGATACGACGTTCAAACGTTTCTCTGAGCGACAACATACAGGTGGCTATGTGCCAGTAGTTTCCGTAATTATCTTTGAATGTTCCGCCATGTCCGGCCCCCAACACAAAACCTCCGGGTTTGTATGAAAACGGATTGTGTCGTTGATAAACGAATGGTCCTAACGGCTTGTCCGACACGTAAACGCCATCGGCATACACTTTGAATTCGGTACCGGGAGCTCCATACTGAAGATAATATTTCCCATCGTGCTTCGTCATGAACGAACCTTCAACAAAGGGTTTAAGTGTTACAGAATCATCATTGTTCATTCCGAAGCGCTCCCATCCGTGAAGCTCGGGATGCAACAGAATCAAATCATGGATAACGCTTTTGGGACGAAAGGATGCACGATCGTATTCAACGCCTTTAGTCGGGAATTCGTTGCTGGAACCATAATAAAGATACAGACGTCCATCATCGTCGAGAAAAAGATCTGGATCCCAGTGAGGCAGCAGAGCCGTTTCTGCCAGATGTTTCCATCGACCGTCGTCAGGGTGAGTTGTGTACCAAACCGGCAACTCTTTATACGTAGAGCCGAGCATTACCAATGTATCGCCAAACACTTCTACTGCGGGAGCGCACGGATCGTCATCGTTGGGTTTACGCTGAAAACCGGCGAAAACGTATTTCCATTTTGTCAAATCATCCGAAACGTAATAACCGGATTGATTGGTCGAAAAAAGGTAATATTTTCCTTTATACGGCACAATCATCGGATCGGCGGTAGATCTGCACGAAATGCCTTTGTTGTTGCTATGGTTGAAATATTCAAAGTTATAGTCAATATTTACCGGGTTGCAATAAGTTTTCGGACGATCATTGTCCGGATCGAACCAGGGAGTTGCCTGTGATTGTTGACGCGTGATAGAATGATTCTGGTGATCGGGAAACATACGCAAGTTAATCGTAGTGAGGATTGGTGAGATGGGAGTCTCGGTAAATTTCATGCCGGGAAAATAGCAAACCAATGACTTGTCGTCCGGGCTGACCGTCATTGTAAAACGGCCTTGGCCATCACTTGAAGCGGAAACCACCCCGTGTTTCACCATAAGTTGAGCTCCGGGCAATGGAGCGCCTGTGCTGTCTGTAACGATACCTTTTATTTGATATGTCATTACA contains these protein-coding regions:
- a CDS encoding MFS transporter; this encodes MYKTLWNRDFILLTMSNFLLCITYYSLISTLPVYLADSLHADKSAIGLVLAAYTIASVTVRPVSGFALDKFGRKMILVSALTLYSALFIGYMFALSIALITVLRFMQGLGWGISTISGSTVAVDIIPNEKRGEGIGFYTLSTTLGMSVGPVIGLLLVHHGSYLLMFAGMLVISIIAIVCAGIVKVPRNIPHATNMGFNLHNLFEPKAVLPSINLLIIMTAYGGLLSFVALYGKEVGVHDTSLFFLVFAAGIAISRITVGKTFDKNGPAVILTFCLILDILGFTVLALLKNPFGYFISAILIGFGNGVVFPVFQTMVNNVAEPAHRGAANSTLYTALDLGMGAGMILIGFISEHTSLSLAFICCAVICLAGLALFRFRVLSDYLSKTLQTKH
- a CDS encoding glucoamylase family protein codes for the protein MRKLSFLLAIIIIVASCGKNNEPVVPDVTSLSVVSVQINGSSLTNNGNFHGVAGGVQVAKIVFNNTVDPSSIVTSGLSFGGTIGSNYKATQGDNKQTIVLTSTASVAPLTSFTFSINTGVNLGGKIVTGFSSQYMTAIDSTAKFPTLSDNDLLTLIQQKTLSYFTDYAHPVSGMARERLGSGETVTTGGSGFGLMAMLVGIERGFLTRSDGFSRINKVVNFLNTQADKFHGAFPHWMNGTTGKVIPFSTKDDGGDLVETAFMMQGLLSVREYFKNGNSSEQAMCDTIQKLWQNVEWDWYRQNGQNVLYWHWSPDYGWAMNMPIAGYNEALIVYILAAASPTHSIPKEVYTNGWAKNGGITNGKTFEGTILPLGSDYGGPLFFTHYSFLGLDPRNLRDQYASYWQQNTAHAKINNMYCIRNPGGYYGYSADSWGLTASDIPNGYSASSPINDLGVIAPTAALSSMPYTPNESLRAARFFYYMLGDKLWSNYGFYDAFSLNTPWFSNSYLAIDEGPIVVMIENYRTQLLWHLFMQNSDIQQGLTKLGFTY
- a CDS encoding family 43 glycosylhydrolase, with translation MTYQIKGIVTDSTGAPLPGAQLMVKHGVVSASSDGQGRFTMTVSPDDKSLVCYFPGMKFTETPISPILTTINLRMFPDHQNHSITRQQSQATPWFDPDNDRPKTYCNPVNIDYNFEYFNHSNNKGISCRSTADPMIVPYKGKYYLFSTNQSGYYVSDDLTKWKYVFAGFQRKPNDDDPCAPAVEVFGDTLVMLGSTYKELPVWYTTHPDDGRWKHLAETALLPHWDPDLFLDDDGRLYLYYGSSNEFPTKGVEYDRASFRPKSVIHDLILLHPELHGWERFGMNNDDSVTLKPFVEGSFMTKHDGKYYLQYGAPGTEFKVYADGVYVSDKPLGPFVYQRHNPFSYKPGGFVLGAGHGGTFKDNYGNYWHIATCMLSLRETFERRIGLYPAGFDKEGTLFANTAFGDYPTTIPRASEDHAKGNFTGWMLLSLHKKVWASSSDSIYQPENAADENMRTYWAAATGNPGEWFVMDLGAEKQVNAIQVNYYEHKANQCGKAMDVYHQYKIFASPDGKNWQLTVDKSNNDLDVPHDYVELKQPLATRYLKIENVHSASGNFALMDFRVFGKSEGQTPAVVSKFVTVRDKKDTRNATIKWQAVAGAYGYNIRFGIAPDQLYNCITVYDATTYDMRGLDKDTNYWFAIEALGESGVSLLSKPVKCQ